The following proteins come from a genomic window of Castor canadensis chromosome 17, mCasCan1.hap1v2, whole genome shotgun sequence:
- the Or2c1 gene encoding olfactory receptor 2C1: MEGDSNSSSGGFILLGIADHPQLEAIFFVVILSSYLLTLFGNSTIILLSRLDARLHTPMYFFLSNLSSLDLAFTTSSVPQMLINLWGPDKTITYGGCVSQLYVFLWLGATECILLVVMSFDRYVAVCRPLHYMAIMNPWLCWRLAAVSWLGGLGNSVIQSTLTLQLPFCGQRRVDGFLCEVPTMIKLACGDTSLNEAVLNGVCTFFTAIPLSIILISYCFIAQAVLKIRSAEGQRKAFNTCLSHLLVVFLFYGSAIYGYLLPAKSSNQDQGKFISLFYSVITPMVNPLIYTLRNKEVKGALRRLLGREREAG; the protein is encoded by the coding sequence ATGGAAGGAGACAGCAACAGCTCCTCGGGGGGCTTCATTCTTCTGGGTATAGCTGACCACCCCCAACTGGAGGCCATCTTTTTTGTAGTGATCCTCTCCTCTTACTTGCTGACCCTCTTTGGGAACTCAACCATCATCCTGCTTTCCCGCCTTGATGCCAGGCTCCatacacccatgtacttcttcctcagcaACCTCTCCTCCCTGGACCTTGCCTTTACCACCAGCTCAGTCCCCCAAATGCTGATCAACTTATGGGGGCCAGACAAGACCATCACTTACGGTGGCTGTGTGAGCCAACTCTATGTCTTCCTTTGGCTGGGGGCTACTGAGTGCATCCTGCTGGTGGTGATGTCGTTTGACCGTTATGTGGCAGTGTGCAGACCCTTACATTACATGGCTATCATGAATCCTTGGCTCTGCTGGCGGCTGGCTGCTGTTAGCTGGTTGGGTGGCTTGGGCAACTCTGTGATCCAGTCCACACTTACTCTGCAgctcccattttgtgggcagcGGAGGGTGGATGGCTTCCTGTGTGAGGTGCCCACCATGATCAAACTGGCCTGTGGAGACACGAGCCTCAATGAGGCCGTGCTCAATGGTGTCTGCACCTTTTTCACAGCCATCCCACTAAGCATCATCCTGATCTCCTACTGCTTCATTGCTCAGGCAGTGCTGAAGATCCGATCTGCGGAGGGACAACGCAAGGCCTTCAATACGTGCCTCTCCCATTTGCTCGTGGTGTTCCTCTTCTATGGCTCGGCCATCTACGGGTATCTGCTTCCAGCTAAAAGCAGCAATCAGGACCAGGGAAAATTCATTTCCCTCTTCTACTCTGTGATCACACCCATGGTAAACCCTCTCATCTACACTCTAAGGAACAAGGAAGTGAAGGGGGCACTCAGAAGGCttctggggagagagagagaagctggctGA